The following coding sequences are from one Electrophorus electricus isolate fEleEle1 chromosome 22, fEleEle1.pri, whole genome shotgun sequence window:
- the lhx5 gene encoding LIM/homeobox protein Lhx5: MMHCAGCERPILDRFLLNVLDRAWHAKCVQCCECNCNLTEKCFSRDGKLYCKIDFFRRFGTKCAGCLQGISPSDLVRKARSKVFHLNCFTCMVCNKQLSTGEELYVIDENKFVCKEDYLSASAIREVNLNSVSSCTDRSLSPDLPDTVQDDTKETDNSTSSDKDTNNNENEEQNSCQKRRGPRTTIKAKQLETLKAAFVATPKPTRHIREQLAQETGLNMRVIQVWFQNRRSKERRMKQLSALGARRHAFFRGPRRMRPLGGRLDDPDILGPGGYGYYGEYQGDYYGPGLNYDFFPHGPPSSQVPSPAEPPYLLGSGVLEASGGPPPHHGADEQRFADALSHADTPSPEPPVAGPLHPGADAGGGSGFGAGPSPPFPLAAGTAYGSGLPHPGQDMGENTVW, encoded by the exons ATGATGCACTGCGCTGGCTGCGAGAGGCCCATTCTGGATCGGTTCCTCCTCAACGTTCTAGACCGAGCGTGGCACGCCAAGTGCGTGCAGTGTTGCGAGTGCAACTGCAACCTGACCGAGAAATGCTTCTCCAGGGACGGCAAGCTCTATTGCAAAATTGACTTTTTCAG gcGTTTCGGCACGAAATGTGCAGGTTGTTTGCAGGGCATTTCTCCAAGCGACCTCGTGCGAAAAGCACGCAGCAAGGTTTTCCATCTAAATTGCTTCACGTGCATGGTGTGCAACAAGCAACTGTCCACGGGCGAGGAGCTTTACGTCATTGACGAAAACAAGTTTGTGTGCAAAGAGGACTACCTGAGCGCTAGCGCTATCAGAGAGGTTAACTTGAACTCag TGTCATCGTGTACCGACCGAAGTTTATCGCCCGATCTACCGGACACCGTCCAGGACGACACGAAGGAGACGGACAATTCCACGTCCTCGGATAAGGACACTAATAACAACGAAAACGAGGAGCAGAATTCGTGTCAGAAGCGAAGGGGCCCTCGCACCACCATCAAGGCCAAACAGCTGGAGACGCTGAAAGCAGCGTTCGTGGCCACGCCAAAGCCCACGCGGCACATCCGCGAACAGCTCGCGCAGGAGACCGGGCTCAATATGCGCGTGATACAG GTGTGGTTCCAGAATAGACGCTCCAAAGAGCGGCGGATGAAGCAGCTGAGTGCCCTGGGCGCGCGTCGCCACGCCTTCTTCCGGGGCCCGAGGAGAATGCGTCCCCTGGGCGGCCGGCTGGACGACCCCGACATTCTGGGCCCCGGAGGGTACGGCTACTACGGAG AGTACCAGGGGGACTACTACGGCCCAGGGCTCAACTACGACTTCTTCCCCCACGGACCCCCTTCCTCACAGGTCCCCTCTCCGGCCGAGCCCCCTTACCTCCTGGGCTCGGGTGTGCTGGAGGCGTCCGGGGGCCCGCCGCCGCACCACGGCGCGGACGAGCAGCGCTTCGCCGACGCACTGTCGCACGCGGACACGCCCAGCCCGGAGCCGCCCGTGGCGGGTCCCCTGCACCCTGGCGCAGACGCCGGCGGGGGCAGCGGCTTCGGGGCCGGGCCCAGCCCACCCTTCCCCCTGGCCGCCGGCACGGCCTACGGCTCCGGCCTGCCCCACCCGGGCCAGGACATGGGCGAGAACACGGTCTGGTAG